A region from the Lolium perenne isolate Kyuss_39 chromosome 4, Kyuss_2.0, whole genome shotgun sequence genome encodes:
- the LOC127297203 gene encoding protein NLP1 — protein sequence MEQPPSRSDEPGYRGCTRGDMAVADELDLMEELLLASPGFDYPDFLPPESPAPFSPLFDVGSCITTAAAPPSPAPAPAATSTWLLPPQAHVKERLQRALQGIAQRWQAQRGCGGELLVQAWVPTRIGDRQMLTTCGQPFWLDRPSGRLESYRGVSVKYQFSADELARDALGLPGRVFVGRVPEWTPDVRYFTDQEYPRVRHAQYFDIRGSVAMPVFERRSGACLAVVELVMTTQKINYNAEIENICNALQEVDLRSSDVSASPRAQVFGSSYQAIVPEIMHVLRAVCETHQLPLAQTWISCVCQAKKASRHSDETYKCCVSTVDEACYVRDPSVMGFHQACSEHHLFRGEGVVGKALGTHEPCFSPDITTCSKVEYPLSHSAKFFSLRAAVAIRLRSVRTGSMDLILEFFLPMNCVKSEDQGDMLNSLSNTLEQVCSTLRVVGVKELANDGSPESSPPVTPEFCGKPENLDVLSCGINVPARITSPEATEEVSSWIASLVDVQNKGVKGEINSDLPFGFRKQEDEGFSVTAGWATSPVLIPEDSSFFPGFKKHEEYEAKEASCTSDPSLTNSDKAVEKRRTKMEKTVSLQDLRKHFAGSLKEAAKNLGVCPTTLKRICRQHGINRWPSRKIKKVGHSLKKLQMVIDSVHGADGTVQLTSLYENFTKTTWSERELQGDLSCPASEQKFHLEPSVPERLCESRFSSRTSGSNSLSPTYSQSSNSSLGCSSDPKPQQQQSSAPELAIKQETSMEENQSSTQMTDVSHAEVQILSEERPVTLCRSQSPMVISEQKPMENKPGVQEAKPDILKIKAMYGEERCIFRLQPDWGFEKLKEEIAKRFGISQETCELKYLDDESEWVLLTCDADLEECVDVYKSSIPKTVRISVNATVRPVLGGSFGLAGVS from the exons ATGGAGCAGCCGCCGTCTCGGAGCGACGAACCCGGCTACCGAGGCTGCACGCGGGGAGACATGGCCGTCGCCGACGAGCTGGATCTCATGGAGGAGTTACTGCTCGCCTCACCAGGCTTCGACTACCCGGACTTCCTGCCCCCCGAGTCCCCCGCCCCCTTCTCCCCGCTCTTCGACGTCGGCAGCTGCATCACCACCGCCGCAGCTCCACCCTCGCCCGCTCCCGCTCCGGCCGCCACCAGCACCTGGCTGCTCCCGCCGCAGGCCCACGTCAAGGAGCGGCTGCAGCGGGCGCTGCAGGGCATCGCGCAGCGCTGGCAGGCGCAGCGCGGGTGCGGCGGGGAGCTGCTCGTCCAGGCCTGGGTGCCCACGCGCATCGGGGACCGCCAGATGCTCACCACCTGCGGCCAGCCCTTCTGGCTCGACCGCCCCAGCGGCCGCCTCGAGAGCTACCGCGGCGTCTCCGTCAAGTACCAGTTCTCCGCCGACGAGCTCGCGCGCGACGCGCTGGGGCTGCCCGGCCGCGTCTTCGTCGGCCGCGTGCCCGAGTGGACGCCCGACGTGCGATACTTCACCGACCAGGAGTACCCGCGCGTGCGACACGCGCAGTACTTCGACATCCGAGGCAGCGTCGCCATGCCCGTCTTCGAGCGACGCTCCGGGgcatgcctcgccgtcgtcgagcTCGTCATGACCACGCAGAAGATCAATTACAATGCGGAGATCGAAAACATATGCAACGCGCTCCAG GAGGTTGATCTCAGAAGCTCCGATGTTTCAGCTAGTCCTCGCGCACAG GTGTTTGGTTCTTCCTACCAAGCAATTGTACCAGAGATCATGCATGTCCTCAGAGCGGTTTGCGAGACCCATCAGTTGCCGCTGGCGCAGACATGGATATCGTGCGTCTGCCAGGCCAAGAAGGCGAGCCGCCACTCCGATGAGACTTACAAGTGCTGCGTCTCTACCGTGGACGAGGCGTGCTATGTCCGCGACCCATCCGTCATGGGCTTTCACCAGGCTTGCTCTGAGCATCATCTGTTCAGAGGTGAGGGTGTTGTCGGCAAGGCCCTCGGGACACACGAGCCATGTTTCTCCCCGGATATCACTACCTGCAGCAAGGTCGAGTACCCTCTCTCGCATTCTGCAAAGTTCTTCAGCTTGAGGGCTGCGGTGGCCATTCGGCTGCGAAGTGTCAGGACTGGGAGTATGGACCTTATCCTGGAATTTTTCTTGCCAATGAACTGCGTAAAGAGTGAAGATCAAGGGGACATGCTTAATTCTTTGTCCAATACCCTAGAGCAAGTCTGCTCTACGTTACGGGTTGTCGGTGTGAAAGAACTGGCAAATGATGGATCACCTGAATCGAGCCCTCCAGTCACACCAGAATTTTGTGGCAAGCCTGAAAACTTGGATGTGCTCTCTTGTGGCATTAATGTTCCTGCAAGGATAACATCACCGGAAGCGACTGAGGAGGTATCCTCGTGGATTGCAAGCCTTGTGGATGTTCAAAATAAGGGGGTGAAGGGAGAAATAAATTCTGACCTACCATTTGGATTCAGAAAACAAGAGGATGAAGGCTTCAGTGTTACAGCTGGCTGGGCAACTTCACCTGTACTGATACCTGAAGATAGCAGCTTCTTTCCAGGGTTTAAGAAACATGAAGAATACGAGGCCAAGGAAGCAAGCTGTACGAGTGATCCAAGCCTTACGAACTCAGATAAAGCAGTAGAAAAGCGGCGGACTAAGATGGAGAAAACTGTTAGCCTGCAAGATCTCCGGAAGCATTTTGCTGGCAGCTTGAAAGAAGCTGCAAAGAATTTAGGAG TGTGCCCTACTACATTGAAGAGAATATGCAGGCAGCACGGAATTAATCGTTGGCCATCAAGGAAGATCAAGAAAGTTGGGCACTCCCTAAAGAAACTGCAAATGGTCATTGATTCGGTACATGGAGCTGACGGAACTGTTCAGCTGACTTCACTCTATGAAAATTTCACCAAGACCACATGGTCAGAAAGAGAGCTACAGGGAGATCTCAGTTGTCCAGCATCAGAACAAAAGTTTCACCTGGAGCCTTCAGTTCCTGAGCGGCTGTGCGAGAGCAGATTCAGTTCACGCACCTCTGGCTCTAATTCCCTCTCCCCTACCTACAGCCAGAGCTCAAATTCTAGCCTTGGTTGTTCCAGTGATCCGAAGCCTCAACAACAGCAAAGCAGTGCTCCTGAGCTTGCAATTAAGCAAGAAACTTCTATGGAGGAGAATCAGAGTTCCACACAGATGACAGATGTGAGCCATGCTGAAGTGCAGATATTAAGTGAAGAAAGACCTGTCACCCTTTGTAGGTCTCAGAGTCCCATGGTTATAAGTGAACAAAAGCCAATGGAGAACAAGCCCGGCGTGCAAGAAGCTAAGCCTGATATTCTCAAGATAAAAGCAATGTATGGCGAGGAAAGATGCATATTCCGGCTCCAGCCAGATTGGGGCTTTGAAAAGCTAAAAGAAGAAATTGCAAAGCGGTTCGGCATTTCGCAGGAAACATGTGAACTGAAGTACTTGGATGATGAGTCAGAGTGGGTTCTTCTAACATGTGATGCAGACCTGGAGGAGTGTGTTGATGTATACAAGTCATCGATTCCTAAAACAGTAAGGATATCAGTGAATGCGACAGTTAGACCGGTGCTTGGTGGTTCCTTTGGTCTTGCTGGTGTATCCTGA
- the LOC127297204 gene encoding probable serine/threonine-protein kinase PIX13 yields MGNCFGCRDESPAPPVTGKSPSSSSSWPNKEMSAGSSSGTSGAGTSGGISGSMSGVSSGSEDYRQWPSTGAEVGGRVLDAPKLRVFTLAELRAVTRGFKPEMVLGEGGFGRVYKGWADERSLNPAKSSAGVVVAVKKLNHESVQGLQEWQSEVDFLGRLQHPNLVKLLGYCGEDRELLLVYEFMPKGSLENHLFRRGAAFEPLTWETRLKIAIGAARGLAFLHSPETQIIYRDFKASNILLDADFGPKLSDFGLAKSGPAAGRSHVTTRIIGTYGYAAPEYVATGHLYVKSDVYGFGVVLLELLTGLRAHDSNRPSHQVNLVEWARPYIASGGRKLTGLMDQRLAGQYPSKAAANAARLAYNCLCGDPKSRPSMDEVLAKLEEIEARASAQGSRDALPPRPAPSARRSPYRGSSRP; encoded by the exons ATGGGGAACTGCTTCGGATGCCGCGACGAATCTCCGGCTCCCCCGGTCACAG GcaagtcgccgtcgtcgtcgtcgtcgtggccCAACAAGGAGATGAGCGCCGGGAGCAGCAGCGGGACCAGCGGCGCCGGGACCAGCGGCGGGATCAGCGGATCCATGAGCGGCGTGAGCAGCGGGAGCGAAGACTACCGGCAGTGGCCGAGCACCGGCGCGGAGGTGGGCGGGCGGGTCCTGGACGCGCCCAAGCTGCGGGTGTTCACGCTGGCGGAGCTGCGGGCGGTGACGCGCGGGTTCAAGCCGGAGATGGTGCTGGGCGAGGGTGGGTTCGGGCGGGTGTACAAGGGCTGGGCCGACGAGCGCAGCCTCAACCCGGCCAAGAGCtccgccggcgtcgtcgtcgccgtcaaGAAGCTCAACCACGAGAGCGTCCAGGGACTCCAGGAATGGCAG TCGGAGGTGGACTTCCTGGGCAGGCTGCAGCACCCGAACCTGGTGAAGCTGCTGGGCTACTGCGGCGAGGACAGGGAGCTCCTCCTCGTCTACGAGTTCATGCCCAAGGGCAGCCTCGAGAACCACCTCTTCAGGCGGGGCGCGGCGTTCGAGCCGCTGACGTGGGAGACGCGGCTGAAGATCGCCATCGGCGCCGCCCGTGGCCTCGCCTTCCTGCACTCGCCGGAGACGCAGATCATCTACCGGGACTTCAAGGCCTCCAACATCCTCCTCGACGCCGACTTCGGGCCCAAGCTCTCCGACTTCGGCCTCGCCAAGAGCGGTCCCGCGGCTGGGCGGTCGCACGTCACCACCAGGATCATCGGCACCTACGGCTACGCCGCGCCGGAGTACGTCGCCACGGGCCACCTCTACGTCAAGAGCGACGTGTACGGCTTCGGCGTCGTCCTCCTCGAGCTGCTCACGGGGCTCCGGGCGCACGACAGCAACCGGCCCAGCCACCAGGTGAACCTCGTGGAGTGGGCGCGGCCCTACATCGCCTCGGGCGGCAGGAAGCTCACCGGCCTCATGGACCAACGGCTCGCCGGCCAGTACCCTTCCAAGGCGGCGGCCAATGCGGCCAGGCTCGCGTACAACTGCCTCTGCGGCGACCCCAAGTCCAGGCCCTCCATGGACGAAGTCCTCGCCAAGCTCGAGGAGATCGAGGCCAGGGCGTCGGCGCAAGGGAGCCGGGATGCGCTGCCGCCAAGGCCTGCCCCGTCGGCGCGCCGGTCGCCATACCGTGGTTCTTCCAGGCCCTGA